A genomic stretch from Seriola aureovittata isolate HTS-2021-v1 ecotype China chromosome 13, ASM2101889v1, whole genome shotgun sequence includes:
- the cdca4 gene encoding cell division cycle-associated protein 4 has translation MFPKGTKRKFSDSGEEPVSSGDQGQAGSSVAARTLSSSYSLQRQSLLDMSLIKLQLCHMLVEPNLCRSVLIANTVRQIQEEMTQDGTWQIMTQALAAAQCPADRLVATEVLCRQTDAAAQAGQSPKPFSVVGLEEGYHSEEVVMEGDVETEVTMSTLSPVSPQLSSASYLAGPFGMGPCWEEEEEDGECEEDDEEDSEECVSEGEEGDRDHLSADSRTGEQVFGTFEIKHPAPPPDPALEELFSDVDPSYYDLDTVLTGMQSAPKMGPYDLLESLSSHGPTALSSSSSCRSDLNELDHIMEIIVGS, from the coding sequence ATGTTCCCGAAGGGCACCAAACGCAAGTTCTCAGACTCCGGGGAGGAGCCGGTCTCCAGCGGCGACCAGGGCCAGGCGGGATCATCTGTGGCGGCTCGGACGCTGTCGTCCTCTTACAGCCTGCAGCGGCAGTCACTGCTTGACATGTCGCTGATcaagctgcagctctgccacATGCTGGTGGAGCCCAACCTGTGCCGCTCGGTGCTAATCGCTAACACGGTGCGGCAGATCCAGGAGGAGATGACCCAGGACGGCACCTGGCAGATAATGACCCAGGCCCTGGCAGCTGCCCAGTGTCCCGCCGACCGCCTGGTGGCCACCGAGGTGCTGTGCCGGCAGACGGACGCAGCGGCTCAGGCCGGGCAGAGCCCCAAACCATTCTCAGTGGTTGGGCTGGAAGAAGGTTACCACTCGGAGGAGGTGGTGATGGAGGGAGACGTTGAGACAGAGGTTACCATGTCCACCTTGTCGCCCGTCTCCCCCCAGCTGTCCTCTGCCTCTTACCTGGCTGGACCCTTTGGCATGGGGCCCTgctgggaggaggaagaggaagacggTGAGTGcgaggaggatgatgaggaggacagtgaagagtgtgtgtcggagggagaggagggagaccGGGACCACCTGAGCGCAGACTCCAGAACAGGGGAGCAGGTTTTTGGGACTTTTGAGATCAAGCACCCAGCGCCGCCCCCTGACCCTGCGCTCGAGGAACTGTTTTCAGACGTGGACCCGTCCTACTATGACCTCGATACAGTGCTGACAGGCATGCAGAGCGCCCCCAAGATGGGGCCTTATGATCTGCTGGAGAGCCTTTCTTCTCACGGGCCGACGGCCCTGAGCTCCAGCTCGAGCTGCAGGTCAGACCTGAACGAACTGGACCACATCATGGAGATCATAGTGGGATCCTGA
- the si:dkey-177p2.18 gene encoding phospholipase B1, membrane-associated isoform X2, translating into MSPSPAVPTSVEYVKAADVKVIAALGDSLTTAIGANGSTILSVPFEFRQVSWSIGGYGTYQNVITLANIFKLFNPKLLGPSPVMTFNGRPTTVNETGFNFAVTGHNTLNVSDQIRHMIDTFKSYPGLNFQEDWKVVTMLIGMNDICDYCKNKTLFSPDSFIHYMTEALDLMMNEIPRTIVNVVQILSMKPLREVQRPTLGCQLQKSFCSCLIQPEENSPELKELVETNFEFQRRLEKLLNSDRFFKKDFAVVLQPYLKNTQPARLPDGKLDMSFFTADCFHFTVKGHEKLAKGLWNNMFQPEGGKEMIKTFDEPINLICPPKEHPYIYTKPRAASSAAALKHFSLMLMSLLSVFVPFHLL; encoded by the exons ATGAGTCCGTCTCCAGCCGTGCCCACCTCAG TTGAATATGTGAAAGCTGCAGACGTCAAAGTCATCGCTGCACTGGGAGACTCTTTAACT aCAGCTATTGGTGCCAATGGATCAACAATTTTGTCAGTACCTTTTGAATTTCGTCAAGTGTCGTGGAG catCGGAGGTTATGGGACTTATCAAAATGTCATTACACTGGCAA ATATTTTTAAACTCTTCAATCCCAAACTGCTGGGTCCGTCCCCGGTGATGACGTTCAACGGTCGGCCCACAACTGTCAACGAGACCGGCTTCAACTTCGCCGTCACCGGCCACAACACGCT GAACGTCTCAGATCAGATACGACACATGATAGATACGTTCAAATCTTATCCA GGTCTGAACTTCCAGGAGGACTGGAAGGTGGTGACGATGCTGATCGGCATGAACGACATCTGTGATTACTGTAAAAACAAG ACTTTGTTTTCCCCCGACAGCTTCATCCACTACATGACAGAAGCTCTGGACCTGATGATgaatgag ATCCCCAGGACCATCGTGAACGTGGTGCAGATTCTTTCCATGAAGCCTCTCAGAGAAGTTCAGAGGCCAACTCTGGGCTGTCAGCTCCAAAA GAGTTTCTGCTCTTGTCTCATTCAACCTGAAGAAAACTCCCCCGAGCTGAAGGAGCTGGTTGAGACTAACTTTGagttccag AGAAGATTAGAGAAGCTTCTAAACAGCGATCGCTTCTTCAAAAAGGACTTTGCTGTTGTTCTGCAACCTTATTTAAAGAACACACAACCAGCGAGACTTCCt GACGGGAAACTTGACATGAGCTTCTTCACGGCAGATTGTTTCCACTTCACTGTTAAGGGACACGAGAAACTGGCAAAGGGACTGTGGAACAACATG TTCCAGcctgaaggagggaaagagatgaTAAAGACATTTGATGAGCCGATAAATCTCATCTGTCCACCGAAG GAGCATCCGTACATTTACACCAAACCCCGAGCTGCGTCGTCTGCAGCGGCACTGAAGCATTTCTCCCTGATGCTGATGTCTctgctttctgtgtttgtcccgtttcatttactgtaa
- the si:dkey-177p2.18 gene encoding phospholipase B1, membrane-associated isoform X1, giving the protein MLHSGGTSSGEEDTFNQDVFGADFLQRDLHPLFHCPDMSPSPAVPTSVEYVKAADVKVIAALGDSLTTAIGANGSTILSVPFEFRQVSWSIGGYGTYQNVITLANIFKLFNPKLLGPSPVMTFNGRPTTVNETGFNFAVTGHNTLNVSDQIRHMIDTFKSYPGLNFQEDWKVVTMLIGMNDICDYCKNKTLFSPDSFIHYMTEALDLMMNEIPRTIVNVVQILSMKPLREVQRPTLGCQLQKSFCSCLIQPEENSPELKELVETNFEFQRRLEKLLNSDRFFKKDFAVVLQPYLKNTQPARLPDGKLDMSFFTADCFHFTVKGHEKLAKGLWNNMFQPEGGKEMIKTFDEPINLICPPKEHPYIYTKPRAASSAAALKHFSLMLMSLLSVFVPFHLL; this is encoded by the exons ATGCTGCATTCAG GCGGCACATCGAGTGGAGAAGAGGACACTTTCAACCAG GATGTTTTTGGAGCAGATTTTCTCCAGCGTGATCTGCATCCTCTGTTCCACTGCCCTGATATGAGTCCGTCTCCAGCCGTGCCCACCTCAG TTGAATATGTGAAAGCTGCAGACGTCAAAGTCATCGCTGCACTGGGAGACTCTTTAACT aCAGCTATTGGTGCCAATGGATCAACAATTTTGTCAGTACCTTTTGAATTTCGTCAAGTGTCGTGGAG catCGGAGGTTATGGGACTTATCAAAATGTCATTACACTGGCAA ATATTTTTAAACTCTTCAATCCCAAACTGCTGGGTCCGTCCCCGGTGATGACGTTCAACGGTCGGCCCACAACTGTCAACGAGACCGGCTTCAACTTCGCCGTCACCGGCCACAACACGCT GAACGTCTCAGATCAGATACGACACATGATAGATACGTTCAAATCTTATCCA GGTCTGAACTTCCAGGAGGACTGGAAGGTGGTGACGATGCTGATCGGCATGAACGACATCTGTGATTACTGTAAAAACAAG ACTTTGTTTTCCCCCGACAGCTTCATCCACTACATGACAGAAGCTCTGGACCTGATGATgaatgag ATCCCCAGGACCATCGTGAACGTGGTGCAGATTCTTTCCATGAAGCCTCTCAGAGAAGTTCAGAGGCCAACTCTGGGCTGTCAGCTCCAAAA GAGTTTCTGCTCTTGTCTCATTCAACCTGAAGAAAACTCCCCCGAGCTGAAGGAGCTGGTTGAGACTAACTTTGagttccag AGAAGATTAGAGAAGCTTCTAAACAGCGATCGCTTCTTCAAAAAGGACTTTGCTGTTGTTCTGCAACCTTATTTAAAGAACACACAACCAGCGAGACTTCCt GACGGGAAACTTGACATGAGCTTCTTCACGGCAGATTGTTTCCACTTCACTGTTAAGGGACACGAGAAACTGGCAAAGGGACTGTGGAACAACATG TTCCAGcctgaaggagggaaagagatgaTAAAGACATTTGATGAGCCGATAAATCTCATCTGTCCACCGAAG GAGCATCCGTACATTTACACCAAACCCCGAGCTGCGTCGTCTGCAGCGGCACTGAAGCATTTCTCCCTGATGCTGATGTCTctgctttctgtgtttgtcccgtttcatttactgtaa
- the LOC130179790 gene encoding dr1-associated corepressor isoform X1: protein MPGQKRRYNVRFPPSRVKKIMQKDTEVGRIAMAVPVIISRALEMFLKSLLTKACLITQSKLSTVVSVAHMKQCIESEKLFHFLKDLVERTTSTAAQKDNRGMSMWPLYRTRRHEICVKKTTDVGETLPRRSLNSLDNDSSSSESELYICL, encoded by the exons ATGCCCGGACAGAAGAGAAGATATAATGTACGGTTCCCCCCT AGTCGTGTCAAAAAGATCATGCAGAAGGACACAGAGGTGGGGAGGATTGCGATGGCGGTTCCTGTGATCATCT CTCGGGCGTTGGAGATGTTCCTGAAGTCTCTGTTGACCAAAGCCTGTCTGATAACTCAGTCGAAGCTCAGCACGGTCGTGTCTGTAGCTCACAT GAAGCAGTGCATAGAGTCAGAGAAGCTCTTCCACTTCCTGAAAGACCTGGTGGAGCGAACGACATCTACGGCAGCCCAGAAGGACAACAGAGGCATGAGTATGTGGCCGTTATACAG GACGAGACGTCATGaaatttgtgttaaaaaaacGACTGATGTGGGTGAAACGTTGCCGCGGAGGAGCCTCAACTCACTGGACAACGACTCCAGCTCCAGC gAGTCGGAGCTCTACATCTGCTTATAA
- the LOC130179790 gene encoding dr1-associated corepressor isoform X2 — MPGQKRRYNVRFPPSRVKKIMQKDTEVGRIAMAVPVIISRALEMFLKSLLTKACLITQSKLSTVVSVAHMKQCIESEKLFHFLKDLVERTTSTAAQKDNRGMRRDVMKFVLKKRLMWVKRCRGGASTHWTTTPAPASRSSTSAYN, encoded by the exons ATGCCCGGACAGAAGAGAAGATATAATGTACGGTTCCCCCCT AGTCGTGTCAAAAAGATCATGCAGAAGGACACAGAGGTGGGGAGGATTGCGATGGCGGTTCCTGTGATCATCT CTCGGGCGTTGGAGATGTTCCTGAAGTCTCTGTTGACCAAAGCCTGTCTGATAACTCAGTCGAAGCTCAGCACGGTCGTGTCTGTAGCTCACAT GAAGCAGTGCATAGAGTCAGAGAAGCTCTTCCACTTCCTGAAAGACCTGGTGGAGCGAACGACATCTACGGCAGCCCAGAAGGACAACAGAGGCATGA GACGAGACGTCATGaaatttgtgttaaaaaaacGACTGATGTGGGTGAAACGTTGCCGCGGAGGAGCCTCAACTCACTGGACAACGACTCCAGCTCCAGC gAGTCGGAGCTCTACATCTGCTTATAACTGA
- the LOC130179789 gene encoding activator of 90 kDa heat shock protein ATPase homolog 1-like codes for MAKWGEGDPRWIVEERADATNVNNWHWTERDATNWSSDKLKSLLLGLSVENEEGACEVTEVSKLEGEASINNRKGKLIFFYEWNLKAAWTGKSKSGVNYKGTLEVPNLSDENDMEDLDISVSLNKDEPETPLTNLMKTKGAEKVREALGSYVEFLKTEFTQGMILPTANGVAKPQSTSQSKAKLDKTQISSSGSTTAPVNTGVKIPTCKFSIRETFLTSPADLYRVFLNQEMVQAFTHAPATVDGERGGKFRLLEGNVFGEFTELIPDEKIVMKWRYNNWPCEHYATITMTFLDRSSETELKVECRGVPESEEERTKEGWKRYYFEAIKQTFGYGARLF; via the exons ATGGCGAAGTGGGGAGAAGGGGACCCTCGCTGGATTGTAGAGGAGAGAGCCGATGCGACTAATGTCAACAATTGGCACTG gacTGAACGAGATGCAACAAACTGGTCCTCagacaaattaaaatcattGCTCCTCGGGTTGAGCGTGGAGAACGAAGAAGGGGCGTGTGAGGTGACCGAAGTCAGCAAGCTGGAGGGAGAGGCCTCGATTAACAACCGCAAAGGGAAACTTATTTTCTTCTATGAATGGAACCTGAAAGCTGcttggactg GAAAGTCAAAATCAGGAGTGAATTATAAAGGAACACTTGAAGTTCCGAACCTGTCTGATGAAAACGACATGGAGGATCTTGAT ATTTCTGTTTCGTTGAACAAAGACGAACCCGAAACGCCGCTGACCAACCTGATGAAAACGAAAGGAGCCGAGAAGGTGCGTGAAGCCCTGGGAAGCTACGTCGAGTTCTTAAAAACAG AGTTCACGCAGGGAATGATCCTGCCCACAGCCAACGGTGTGGCCAAGCCGCAGTCCACATCACAGTCCAAAGCCAAGCTGGATAAAACTCAG ATTTCCTCCTCAGGCAGCACCACTGCTCCAGTCAACACCGGCGTCAAGATCCCCACCTGTAAATTCAGCATTAGAGAAACGTTCCTCACCTCACCAGCTGATCTCTACAGGGTGTTCCTCAACCAGGAG ATGGTCCAGGCGTTCACACATGCTCCAGCCACAGTGGACGGAGAGAGGGGCGGAAAGTTTCGTCTGTTAGAAGGAAATGTTTTCGGTGAATTTACGGAGCTG ATACCTGATGAGAAAATAGTTATGAAGTGGAGGTATAACAACTGGCCCTGCG AGCATTACGCAACCATCACCATGACCTTCTTGGACCGGAGCAGCGAGACGGAGCTGAAGGTGGAGTGTCGAGGCGTCCCGGAGAGCGAGGAGGAGCGGACGAAAGAGGGCTGGAAGAGATACTACTTCGAAGCTATTAAACAGACTTTTGGCTACGGAGCGCGACTCTTCTGA